A single Rhopalosiphum padi isolate XX-2018 chromosome 4, ASM2088224v1, whole genome shotgun sequence DNA region contains:
- the LOC132929020 gene encoding probable multidrug resistance-associated protein lethal(2)03659 isoform X2, whose protein sequence is MNEIISGIQVIKMYTWEKPFANFVEYARRKEIHEIKGSSYCRAVMLSFTSFHTRVALVCSIFSYVLLGNYISAQQVFVITSYYNLLRTTMTGFFPLGIAIVAEMFISIKRLQTFLLYDEKNDQTVYLSTSDKTNVNSNRKIIYTNDNLTPINKICNDNETTQLNNIGVVVNNATAKWSDTQTENSLENINLTVIPGRLVGVIGPVGAGKSSLLQAILQELPLSEGKITVNGVVSYASQEPWLFAGSVQQNILFGSKMDNERYKKVIQVCALKTDLKQFPYGDKTIVGERGVSLSGGQRARINLARAVYKQADIYLLDDPLSAVDTHVGRHLFRKCIKGYLRDKTCILITHQIQYLSSVDQIILMDKGNVLTEGSYDELQKSNLDFIKMLGSPVGTTIESYNENIKNNISSNNRRIGYSRQVSINSVASSIEDTQFNEFQEQPVEISENRTSGSVSKSVYSSYLFAGGSDCKILFFFIICIFTQVLASGGDFWMTYWVNLEEHVFYRIKTVTAYDTKTTDDPSTTLLWWSISRKTCFVVFIILTLFMIAAIIIRSITFVSVCMKSSTILHNKMFSAITRATMYFFNTNSSGRILNRFSKDMGAIDEMLPATLMDCIQIGLVLIAIVIVIGIINFYLMIPTFIVAIIFYKLRIFYLSTSRSIKRLEGVTRSPVFSHLNASLQGLTTIRAYGAEQILSDEFDNHQDLHSSAWYIFICSSRAFGLWLDIVCFIFIVIVTFSFLIIGNTIYGGNVGLAITQAISLAGMFQWGMRQSAEVENQMTSVERVLEYTNAPQEDILKSPLEKKPPTEWPMNGKIIFKNFYLRYSTDSPFVVKNLSINIEPMEKVGIVGRTGAGKSSLIGALFRLAINEGNIIIDDIEIHDLGLHDLRSKLSIIPQEPILFSGTMRTNLDPFNEYPDHILWNALDEVELRYIVEDLPNGLYSKMSEGGSNFSVGQRQLVCLARAIVRNNKILVLDEATANVDPQTDLFIQNTIRNKFRMCTVLTIAHRLNTVMDSDKVLVMDAGTMVEFDHPYNLLKDKNGFLYKMVKQTGSTNAELLHNIAAESYNRMILTKEYLIKS, encoded by the exons ATGAATGAAATAATTTCAGGAATTCAAGTCATTAAAATGTACACTTGGGAAAAACCTTTCGCAAATTTTGTAGAATATGCAAGAAG AAAAGAAATACATGAGATTAAAGGATCATCGTACTGCAGAGCAGTAATGCTATCTTTTACGAGTTTCCATACTAGAGTTGCATTAGTATGCAGTATATTTTCATATGTGTTACTTGGAAACTATATATCTGCCcaacaa gtatttgttattacatcatattataatttattgcggACAACAATGACAGGTTTTTTTCCACTAGGTATTGCAATAGTAGCGGAAATGTTTATATCTATTAAACGACTCcag acatttttattgtatgacgAAAAAAACGATCAAACAGTTTATCTATCAACATCTGATAAGACAAATGTTAATAGTaacagaaaaattatatatactaatgaCAATTTGACaccgattaataaaatatgtaatgataATGAAACAACTCAATTAAATAACATCGGAGTTGTCGTAAATAATGCCACAGCTAAGTGGTCAGATACTCAAACTGAAAACTCTctagaaaatattaatctaactGTAATACCTGGTCGATTAGTTGGAGTCATCGGTCCCGTGGGAGCTGGAAAA aGTTCATTATTACAAGCAATTTTACAAGAACTTCCACTATCCGAAGGAAAAATTACAGTTAACGGTGTAGTTTCTTACGCATCACAGGAACCATGGTTATTTGCTGGTTCTGTACAACAAAATATCCTATTTGGTTCAAAAATGGATAATGAGCGTTATAAAAAA gttATACAAGTTTGTGCATTAAAAACTGACTTGAAACAATTTCCATATGGCGATAAAACAATCGTGGGAGAGAGAGGAGTTTCTCTTAGTGGTGGGCAAAGAGCGAGAATAAATTTAGCACG AGCTGTATATAAACAAgcggatatttatttattggatgATCCTCTATCAGCTGTAGATACTCATGTTGGCAGGCATTTATTTAGGAAATGTATTAAag GGTATCTCAGAGATAAAACGTGTATTCTTATAACCCACCAAATACAATACTTGAGTAGCGTAGATCAAATTATTCTAATggataaa GGAAACGTATTAACAGAGGGATCATATGACGAACTTCAGAAGTCAAATTTAGACTTTATTAAAATGCTTGGATCACCAGTAGGAACCACGATTGAatcttataatgaaaatattaaaaacaatataagttcTAACAATCGCCGAATAGGTTATAGTCGACAAGTGTCCATAAACAGTGTTGCATCATCAATTGAAGATACCcaatttaatgaatttcaaGAACAACCTGTTGAAATATCTGAAAATCGAACTTCTGGAAGTGTTTCAAAAAGTGTTTATTCGTCGTATTTGTTTGCTGGTGGAAgtgattgtaaaatattatttttctttatcataTGTATTTTCACTCAAGTACTGGCATCAGGTGGAGATTTTTGGATGACCTATTG ggTTAATCTAGAAGaacatgttttttatagaaTCAAAACTGTTACTGCATATGATACTAAAACAACTGACGATCCGTCTACGACATTATTGTGGTGGTCAATTTCTCGAAAAACGTGTttcgttgtttttattattttaactttgtttATGATAGCTGCCATTATCATCAGGTCTATTACATTTGTATCAGTTTGTATGAAATCTTCAACGATATTACACAATAAGATGTTTAGTGCTATAACAAGAGctacaatgtatttttttaacacgaATTCATCAG gACGTATTCTTAACCGATTTTCAAAGGATATGGGAGCTATTGATGAGATGTTACCAGCAACATTAATGGATTGCAtacaa attGGATTAGTATTAATAGCAATTGTAATTGTTATtggaattataaatttttacctTATGATACCTACTTTCATcgttgcaataatattttacaaattacgaatattttatttgtcaacTTCCCGCAGTATCAAACGATTGGAAGGAGTTA caAGAAGTCCCGTATTTTCCCATTTGAATGCATCGCTTCAAGGTTTAACCACAATAAGGGCATACGGAGCTGAACAAATTTTATCTGATGAATTTGATAACCATCAA GACCTACATTCTTCGGcttggtatatatttatttgttcaagTAGAGCATTTGGATTATGGTTGGACATAGTATGTTTTATCTTTATAGTAATTGTGACATTTAGCTTCTTGATAATCGGAAAta cgATATATGGAGGAAATGTTGGTCTAGCTATTACACAAGCAATTAGTCTGGCCGGAATGTTCCAATGGGGAATGAGACAATCAGCTGAAGTAGAGAACCAAATGACTTCAGTTGAAAGAGTACTTGAATACACTAATGCTCCACAGGAAGATATTCTTAAATCACCGCTag aaAAAAAACCACCCACGGAATGGCCTATGAATGGGaagataattttcaaaaacttttatcTTCGATATAGCACAGATAGTCCATTTGTAGTCAAAAAtcttagtataaatattgaGCCAATGGAAAaa GTTGGAATCGTAGGGAGGACTGGTGCAGGAAAATCATCATTAATTGGAGCATTATTTAGATTAGCTATTAATGAGGGCAATATCATCATTGACGATATAGAAATACACGATTTAGGACTTCACGATTTGCGGTCTAAACTTTCTATCATCCCGCAAGAGCCCATTTTATTTTCAGGAACTATGCGAACCAATTTAGATCCGTTTAATGAATATCCAGATCATATTCTTTGGAATGCTTTAGACGAA gtagaaCTCAGATATATTGTTGAAGACTTACCCAATGGTCTTTACTCAAAAATGTCAGAAGGTGGTTCCAATTTCAGTGTCGGCCAAAGACAATTGGTGTGTTTAGCTAGAGCTATCGTTAGAAATAATAAGATTCTTGTATTAGATGAAGCCACTGCTAATGTTGATCCACA aactGATTTATTTATCCAAAATACTATTAGAAATAAATTCCGAATGTGTACGGTGCTAACAATTGCTCATCGTTTGAATACAGTAATGGATTCAGACAAGGTGCTTGTAATGGATGCAGGTACAATGGTTGAATTCGATCAtccatataatttgttaaaagataaaaatgggTTCTTGTATAAAATGGTGAAACAAACTGGTTCAACCAATGCAgaattgttacataatatagctgcagag aGCTATAATAGAATGATTTTAACAAAAGAATACCttataaaatcatga